The genomic stretch ACATGCCCGTGTAGAACTGGCCATCGAGGAAGAGCGCGACGGAGTCGAGCTTGTTGCTCTCATCAACGATCACCGCGAGGTCGTCCTGCTCCGGATTGCTGGCGCCGGGGTAAGCGCCGTCGGACCAGGTGCCCAGCGGCACCTGGTACGGGGCGCCCATGATCGGGCCCCACAGTCCGCTGGCGGGTGCGTAATACTCCAGGTCAGGCGTGCCATGGTGGTGCAGGCCGAGGTTGTGGCCGACCTCGTGGCTGCTGACGTCCGCGATGAACTTCGGGTTGTCCTGCATGTTCCCGGCGAGGGTAATGGCCGGGGAGAGGAACTCGTTCCCGAAGCCGCCGACGAAGGCCCAGCCGCCGCCGCCCTGGAGGCCTTCCGGCATGACGCTGCTGTCAGGGACCATCAGCAGGTGCGAACCGTAGTTCGTGTCGTCCGGCGAGGACTTGTACAGCGCATCGGCGCCAGGGTCGGTGATGGTGACGTTGACGTTGAACGGCGCGTAGTCCTGCGCCACGCCTTCCCACACCGCGTACTTGAAGTCGTCGTCGACGTTGTACGCCGGCACGTCGATCGAGTCCGCCTCATAGTAACGGTTCCATTCGGTGTTCTGAATGGTGTGGCCGTCGAAGTCGAGGAAGATCGTGATCGGTGCGTCAGGCCGTGAGCCGCCCACCGGGTCGCCCGGCACGTCGACCGCGGCGCCGAAGTCGAAGTGAACGTGACCATCGACCTGGAAGTCGTCCACGAAAGCGACGAAGCCACCTGGGCTCACGACGGCGGAGCCCGACTCGAGCAGAGACGACAGCTTGTCAGCGGTCATTCCGGCGCGAGCCGCGACTGTTTGCAGGCTGGCACTGTCCAGCTGCGACAGCGCCTCGGGGCCTGTGGAGTTGGGTTCGACGAAAGAATTGGCAGTAGTCAGTCCATCGGTCCCAGCCTCGGCTGGTTTGGTCTCGAGGCCGACCGCCGGCAGCGCCGCGGTACCGAGTGCCAAAGCACCGGCGCCGGTTGCTGCCACCGCGGCTGTCAGCCATCTGCGGTGAGTAACTCGCACTGTGATTTCTCCTGGTGTTTGTTCGATGTTTCCCGAACCGCCGCTTGGTTGCGTCAGCCCGGCCAGGAGAGCTTGCAGATTGTTGTGACCTTCAAGCCCCCCAGGGCCGATGGACACACGAGAACTCCAGACCTGCCTGGCAGGACTGGATCATGGTTCACCGACCGCGCCAAAGGATGCCAAAGACCGGTATATTTCCGGTATATGCGTGGCTTTGTCCCGTGTTGCAACTATCGGCGCAGGTCAGGACGTTGTAATTGGCGTTTCGCTGGTGGCCGATTCCGCTGGCGCTTTCCCGCAGACCCTGAGAACGCCGACGGGGCATGGCAGGCGAGATGCCACCTGCCATGCCCCTGCTTGATCACAGATTGCGACCTGTGATTTCTTCCCCCGTCGATGCGTTTGTCGGCGCGGCGTAAGAGCAAGCCAAGGATGCCACGAGGCGATATATTTCGGGTATATCGTGACGAGCGCTTCAACGGCCTGTTCGCCGAGCCAGCCGAGAGTGCTGTACCCGGCCAGTGCGGTGTGCGGGGGTTGGTCAAAGCGAAGAACCAGTTTCAAGACGCAGGCTCTTCGGGGCCCGGGGGGAGGGCAACCGCAGTACCTCCGAAGCGTCCTCGCGTGAAATCGTGCCGATGCTGCACAGGATGTCGAGCGAGCGTCGCCAATGGTCACGCGCTTCCCCGTCGCGGCCCATAGCCCGCAAGACGTCACCACACAGCCAGTGTGTGAGTGCCTGGTCGATGCTGTAGCTGCCTGACTGGAAGATGGCAAGCGCTTGCTCTAGCCGGTTGAGCGCGTGTTCGAAGCATCCGGTATCACGGTGGGCTCGTCCGAGTCGTGAGAGCGTGATGCCGCGGAGCCGGAGATTGTTGTGGGTGTTCAGTGCCTGTTCGTGTGCGGCGATGGCGTCATCGAGGCGGCCCGCGAGGTGGTAGACGATACCCAGGTCGGTGAGCACCAGGGCTTCGCCTTCGGTGTTGCCGATATCGCGGTGGATCGCCAGTGCCTGGTTGTGGTGCTCGATGGCCGAGTCGAGCTGGTTCGCCTGGCGGAAGAGGAAGCCGAGCAGACCGAGCACGTCTGCCTCACCGCTACGATCATCGACTGCCCGGTAGATGCGCAGGGCTTCTTGGCAGTGATAGCGCCCCTCGGTTAACTGATGGAGCTGGGCCAGTCCTTCCCCTAGATCGCAGTGGATCTGGGCCCGCCACGCGTCGTCGATGTCATCGGCCGCCTCGAGGGCCAGTTGGTCGATGGTGATGCTCTCGTTCCAGCGGTCCTGGTCCCGTAGCGGATGGTGGAGTGCGACCGCCAGCCCGGCCAGCACAGAGGGCCCCTCGTCGGGAAGTCCCACGGCGTGCTGGGCGGCCGCAGCCAGGTTGTCGACCTCGTCACGTATCCATGCTGTCGCCGAGGCGCCACCGGTGATGGGCATACCCCGGCTCAGTAGCTCAACTGGTTGCGGCCCGACCGACGCGCGCCGAGCGGACCACGAGAAGCCGGCCTGCGCGGCATTGCGGGCGGTAGCGAGGTAATGATGTGTCACCCGGCGGATCGCCGTCGTCCGTTCCGCTTCGCTGAACGTGCTGGCGGCCTGCTCCCTGGCATACAGGCGGATGAGGTCGTGCAGTGTGAACCGCTCGTTCGAGGTGGCGCTGACCAGCTGCATCTCAACAAGCAGGTCGAGGTCGCGCAGCACTTCGTCAGTGGAGCGCCCGGCGACTTCTGCCGCCGTGCTGGCCGTGAGGTCGTGGAAGTCGACGAGGCCGAGGTAGGCGAAGAGGGTCACCGCGCTATCGGGTAGCGCGTCGAACGCGACGTCGTAACTGGCACGTACCGCGAGGTCGTCGTGCTCCAGTTCGTCGAGGCGTCCCTGGGAGTTGCCGAGGCGGACTTGCAGAGCCGACAAGGTCCAGTCGGGCCGTGCCGCCACCCGTGCGCCAGCGATGCGCACGGCGAGGGGCAGGTGCCCGCAGAGCCGGACGATCTCGGCGGCAGCCTCGGGTTCGGCCGCGACCCGCTCCGGTCCGGCGACGCGAGACAGCAGGTCGAGCGCGTCGTCGTGAGTCAGCGTCCGGAGCGAGACATGCTGTGCGCCGCCGATGGTCGCCAGTACCCGTCGGCTGGTCACGAGTACGGCGCAGCCGGAACGCGGCCCAGGCATCAGGGGACGCACCTGCGCGGCGTTGTGGGCGTCGTCGAGCACGATCAACACCCGACGGCCGGCGATAGTGGAGCGGAAGAGGGTAGCGGCTCCCTCTGTATCGGCCGGAATCTTGTTCTCCTCGACGCCCAGCGAGCGGAGGAACCGGCCGAGCGCGGCGTACGGGTCGAGCGGTTCGAGCCCTGGTGTTGCACCGCACAGGTTGACATAGAGCTGGCCGTCGGGAAACTGCTCCGCTACCGCATGGGTGGCCCGTAGCGCCAGCGCGGACTTCCCGATACCGCCTGGGCCGTTGATCGCAATGGCCCTCGGTGCCGCGGCGTCCTGAGCCGTAGCCCGGAGCCAGGCGGTGATCCTATCCAGCTCCTGGTGACGCCCGGTGAATGATGGGTCGGTGGACGGCAGCTCGGCGGGTGGTGCGGCGGGCTCAACCGGCGGCGGTTCGGCCGGTTCGGCGTGCGCGGGCCGGTCGAGTGCTGAATCGCCCTCGATGATGGCCTGTTCGAGGTCTCGGAGCTCCGTGCCCGGTTCGAGCCCGAGTTCGTCGATCATGGTGGTTCGCGCCTGGTGATAGACGGCAAGCGCGTCGGCCGTACGGCCGGAACGGTGCAGCGCCAGCATGAGCTGTGCGTACAGGCGCTGACGTAATGGATACGACGTGACCAGTGTGGTCAGCTCCGGGATGAGCCGGGCGTGCTGACCGAGGTTGAGGTCGGCGTCGATGCGGAGTTCGAGGACGGATTGACGAAGTTCGGCCAGGCGGGCCGCGTCGACGCGGATCGTGCCGATCTGGTCGACGTCGCCATACGCGGTCGGTCCGCGCCACATTTCGAGCGCGCGGCCGAGAACCTCCGACGCGCCCGAATAGTTGCCGTTGTCGAGGGCGTCGCGTCCCTGGTCGACGAGTTGCTCGAACTGGGCGTCGTCCGTTTCGTCGGATTTGACGATCAGCTCGTACCCGGATCGGTCGTGCACGATCCGCGATTCCCCGATCAGCCGGCGCAGTCGATGGACATAGGCCTGAACGTTCTTCCGGGCCGACGAGGGCGGCCGCCCGTCCCACAGCGTGTCCAGAAGCTGGTCGGTAGAGACTCGGGTGTTCCGGGAGGCAAGCAGGGCGGCAAGCAGCAAGCGTTGTTTGACCGACGTGATGCGTACTGATTGCCCGGCGTCATCGTGGACCGTCAGCGGTCCCAGTACGCCGAACTTCATCGAGCCCCCTTCGGTGGTGCACGTGCAAACGCACACGACAGCGTACTGGGCCGATTCAGGTGGTATTGACCACCAGCAAAGTCCGGGACGAATTACCGCAGATCATGAGGGAGAATCCGAACGCTGGGCAGCCGCGCGGACAGGGGGCATGGCAACACCCTGTCCGCGCGCCCGTGCCGGAGAATCACCAAGACGCTTCTCGCGATGCATAGATGTACCGCTGGTTCGGATACTCGCTCTGAGACCAGATCTGGCCGTACTGGGGCCAATAGGTCACGTCCTCCGGGCCGACGGGCACTGCGCTGGTGTGCTGGGTGGCGAAGTTGCCGGGGCGCCAGATGAACACGTCGCCCCTCGTAGAGGAGCCGTTGCTGCGGTGGATATGGAACTTGCCGTTCACGGATGTGGCGCCCTGCATGGCGCGGATGCCCACCGTGTAGGCCCAGTCGGCCCGGGCGTATCCGTCGGAGTCTTCGGCGATGTGGTAAGTGCTCTGGTCGAGATTGAAGCGGGCCATCCGGGTGTCAGTGCCAGGGTTGCCGTACTCGCTGACCAGCAGGCTGTGCGGGCTCGTGGTGCGGTCCAGTGACGTCTGTGAGTACCGGAACCGTGGTTCCCCTCCCGTGGTGCTTGGATGATAGTGAGCTTCTTGGGGTAGCACGTAGAGGTAGTTGTGGGCAAGGTAGCTGCCGTCCGGCTGGCGGCCGATCCTGGTGTTGTCTCCGGTGGAGACCCGCATGAGGTCGTTCATGTTGAATACCCGGAGCCCGTTGAACGTGTTGTTCACGTAGAGCTGGTCGCCGTACCAGACGATGCCGCCGGCATGAGCGTTCACCGACCGGAATGACGCCTCCCCGTTGTCCCACCGCGGCTCGACCAGAAGGACGTGACGGTATTGCGGCGTGGTGCGATTGGACATGTCGAAGAAGCTGATCCGTACCCCCATGTCGCGACCGCTGTCCTTGTCGTATGCGGCGCTCAGGAGTGCTTCACGGCCCTGCCACTGCCCGTTGGCCGTGGCGTCGCCCGTCGTCGTGATGCCCTGCGGCATCCAGTAGCTCACCGCAGAGTCGCCGGAATTCCAGCAGAACGACGCGGAGTGGAACTTGACATTCGGTGAGCAGGTGCGCGCCGAACGGTTGGCCGAGTCGAGCACGTCGGCGACCGTGTCCGTGCCGAGCTCCGAGCGCAGCGCGTTCATCAGCGCGGGGTCGGTGTCGGTGCGTTCCAGGCGGATGTTGGACGGGTTCGGCTGGGCGTGTGCTTCTTCGGCCGGAACCGTTACCAAGGCGGTGACTAAGGCCGCGCCGGCGGCGCCGGTCACGAGTGCGGTGATCGGGCCGCGACGATTTGGCCGTCGACCCCGTTGAGTTGTTGCTGGCGCAGGTCTTGTTCGGATGAGCTTCATGGGGGGCTCCGTTCGCTCGTATGTCGCGAGGGTGCCGCAGAACTTTCGGCATGTAAAGGTCTAGACCTCAAACTCTTGGGTGCGTGAATGAATTCGCCGTGAATCCTCACGATCACCGGGAAGGGGACGTCGGCGTTCCTGCGGCCAGCCGAGGTCAGACGACGTCGCGGCGGGTGGTGACCAATGTCGCGACTATGCCGAATACCACGATGTAACCGGCGAGCAGCAGTGCTGCCGGCCCCGCATCCAGGATCGTCAGCACCCCAGGGGCCCCGCCGTCGTCGGCCCCGTCACCGAGATCGGGTATGCGCATGGCGCCGGCGATGGAACCGGCTGCGGTGCCGGGCAGGACGTTCGTCAAGGGTTCGAGCACCGTGAGGGCGTTCGCGACGCCACGCAGCAGGTTCTCCACCGCGAGGGCCCAGACGAGGCTGAGTCCAACGGCCAGTGCCGGGCTCCGGGTCAGGGTCCCGACGACGACGCCGAGGGTGGTCCACATCGAGTAGATCAGCATGGCGCCGCCGACGCCTTGTGCGGTCTCGGACAATGGTGGCCAGACGAGGGACTCGGCTTCCACGGCCGAAATCAGCACACTGATTCCGAGGTTGGTCGAGAATGTGACGACGACAACCGCGGCCACCACTGATGCCAGCGCGATGAGCGTGCCACCGAACGTTGCCGTTCGTGAGGGGCCCTGGGTGAAGACCGTCTTCCACGTCCCCCACCCGTACCCGCTGCCTACCGTGAGAGCACCGAAGATGAGCAAGATCGCGCCCCCGAACATGGGCATGCCTTGAAGCGTGGTTTCGACGAGTGATACTGGTAGGAGATCGTGAAGCAACTCGGCGGGTGGTACGTCCTCGTTGATCGTCGAGCTGCTGCCTGTGAGGTAGCTGATGTAGCTGAAGACGTAGCCGAACAGGATGTTGAGAAGCAGGCCGGTACCGAGCATGATCCACATGGCTGGCCATTTGCGCAGCCGCAGCAGTTCGGCCCTGGTGCTCGCCAGCAACGAAGCGACATGGCTGCCCGCCATGCCGGCGGAGCTGTGATGTGCTCCGCGGGCGTGAACAGGGGGCTGCTGGATCGACGATTGTCCACGAGTCGTTTGGGTGTCACTCATCGCTCATGACTCCTTGCTGTTGAGGCGGTCGAGTTCGCCGCATCGCCGGTCGCGGTGATCTCGAAGAAGACCTCTTCGAGGGAGCGCTCCGAAGTGCGGACCTCGTGGACATCGGCACCAGCGTCCACCAGTGCCCGGGTGATCCCGGGGGTCGCGCCGGCACCCACGTCGAGTCGCAGGGCGTCGCCGTCGAGCAGGTGCACGGCGTCGTCACCGGCGATCCGCATGGCAACCGCCAGGGCGACGTCGACCGGCTCGGCGCGAATGTAGAGCGAGCTCATGCCCCGGATCTCGGCGACGGTGCTCTCCGTGATCAGCCGTCCGTCGGAGATGACCCCCACCCGGTCACAGATGTCCTGGACCTCGCCGAGGAGGTGGCTGGACAGCAGCACCGTTTGGCCGTGCCCGGCCAGCTCGACGAGCAGCTCGCGCATGTCCGCCATGCCGGCCGGATCCAGCCCGTTGGTCGGCTCGTCGAGCACCAGGAGGTCCGGGTTGCCGAGCAGTGCCGCCGCGACCCCCAGCCGCTGCTTCATCCCCAGCGAGTAGGTGCGGAAAGGATCGCCGCCACGACCGGTCAGGTCCACACGGTCGAGTGCGGCGTCGGCGGCGGAGTCGCTCAGGGCGAGATAGCGCGTCATCACCCGCAGGTTGTCTCTCCCGGAGAGATACGGAAAGAACCCGGGGTCTTCGATAAGAGCTCCGGCTCGCCGCTTGGCCGCCGGTTCTCCAGGTGTGTGGCGCAGGATTGTGGCGGTTCCGCTGGTCGGTCTGATCAGCCCGAGGAGCATGCGCAGTGTGGTCGTCTTGCCGGCACCATTGGGACCCAGGAAGCCGTAGACCTCGCCGCGGCGGACGGTGAGACTGACCTCGTCCACGGCCGTGTGCTCGCCGTAGCGTTTGGTGAGATTCTCGGTGGTGACGATTGTTTCGTTCATGTCCAGAGAATCGCCGCCGCCCGCGTCGTCGCGCGTCAGCAGCGTGACGGTACCGGCCATACGCGGATCAACGTACGTCGATTACGCATCCAACCTGACGCGGCACGGCCGGCGCCGGCATTAGGGTCGGATCCGGGTGTCTTCCGTGCGCTGCTAGGAGGTGATCTGGTGCGGTTCCCCGACGTGTCTCGTGTGTGGCGTGAGCTGTGGCCGGTGCTCCTCATTCTGATTCCGGGGCTCGGTGGGACGCGAGGTGCCAGCGGGGATCAGCTGGATTGGAGCCGGGAGCCGGACCTGCTCGCTTACGCACTCGTGGTCTTCGCTGCGGTGTCGGCAGTCATGTTGCGCCGGCGGCCAGGCGTGACGCTGGCGTGCTCCGGCGGCGCGGTCGTGACATATCTTCTGGGCGGCTATGCCTTTGGGCCGATGCTCATCGCCGTCCCGGTCGCGGCAGTGGGAACGGCGCTCGCATGGCCGCTTCGAAAGGCGCTGCTCTGGAACGGGCTGCTCGGCCTCTCGGTGCACGTTGCCGGCGGCGTCCGCTTCGGCACTGAACTGGCCGCAGACCAGGGTCTTCCCTTTCTGGGCTGGGTGGGCGCGTCGTTCACGGCCGTCGCTGTTCCGACGGCCATCGGTGCCGCAGTCCGGATCCGGCGTGAGTCCGAGGCGGGCGTGCGGGAGGCTCAGGCTCGGCGGGCGGTGTCGGAGGAGCGGTTGCGGATGGCTCGGGAGTTGCACGACTCCGTCGGTCACGGTCTCGCGGTGATTGCTATGCAGGCCGGTGTAGCCCTGCATGTCCTCGAGCGCAACCCGGACAAGGCGCGGGAGACCCTCGAAGCCATCCGGGAAGCCAGCAAGGAGTCACTGGACCGTTTGCGGGCCGAGCTGCAGTTGCTGCGCGAACCGGAGCATGACGACGCGCCGCGCCGCCCGGGACTTGGCTTGGCCGACGCCGGCGCGCTGTTCGACCGTGTCCGTCGGGGTGGGGTCGAGGTGGACGCCGATGTCCAGGCTGGGCACGTGCTCCCGGAGCTGGACGTGGCCGCTTACCACATCGTGCAAGAGTCGTTGACCAACATCCTGCGGCACAGCGACGCCCGCCTCGCCCGGGTGCGGGTGGCGTGGAGCGGCGACGATCTGGAAATCGCGGTCACCGACGACGGCCGTGGGGAACGGACGGGACGGCTCACGGAGACCAGTGGTGGCATGGGGATTCCCGGAATGCGCGCCCGGGCCGAGGCGCTGGGCGGCGATCTCGAAGCGGGGCCGGCCCCTGAGGGCGGGTTCGTGGTCCGTGCGCGGCTGCCCCGTCCGGCCGGACCGCACCCGGCAGATCCGCGCGCGGCCGGGCAGAAGGCCGGCACCGGGCTGTCCGTGCCAGGATCGACACCATGATCCGCGTGGTGGTTGTCGACGACCAAGCACTGGTCCGAATGGGACTGCGCACGCTCCTGGACAGCGAGCCGGATACCCAGCTGGTCGGGGAGGCCGACGACGGCCGCGCCGGAGTGGACACGGTGCGCACGCTTGTTCCCGACGTCGTCCTGATGGATATCCGGATGCCAGAACTGGACGGTCTCGCCGCATTGCGGGAGATCACGGCCGATCCGGCCTTGAGCGACGTCCGAGTCGTGATGCTCACCACGTTCGAGCTCGACGAGTACGTTTTCGAAGCGCTCCGGGGCGGCGCCAGTGGGTTCGTGCTCAAGGACGCCGCGCCTGACGAACTCCTGCATGCCGTCCGCGTTGTCGCCGACGGCGCGTCCCTGCTGTCGCCCTCGGTGACTCGCCGGGTGATCGAGCAATTCAGCGCCCGCGGAGCGTCGTCGCGCACACCGCACCCACAGCTCGAACGGCTCACCGAACGCGAGCGCGAGATCATGGCGTGGGTGGCAACCGGCCGATCGAATGACGAGATCGCTGCCGAACTGGTGGTGAGCCCGGCCACCGTGCGCACGCATGTGGGGCGCGCCATGGTGAAGTTGCACGCGCGCGATCGCGCCCAGCTGGTGGTATTCGCGGTCCAATCCGGCCTCATACTGCCGGAGTCGAGTTGAAGGCCGGTTCCTGAGACAATTGTCCGGTGCCGTTTGATGTACCGCAGCCCCGTGTTGTCGCCACTGATCTCGATGGAACGTTGTTGCGCAGCGACGGAACCGTGTCCTCGCGCACCCGGGAGGCGTTGCGCCTAGCCGAAGACGCCGGAGCCACGGTGGTCTTCGTCACCGGCCGCCCGCCTCGATGGCTGGACATCCTCGCCGACGCTGTCGCCGGACACGGCGTGACCATCTGCGCCAACGGCGCACTTGTCTACGACGTTCACCGGCGGGTGCTGATCGAGCAGCACAGCCTGGACGGGCAGGTCGCCATGGAGGTCGCGCTGGCGTTACGTGCCGCCCTGCCGGGGGTGACGTTCGCGATTGAGCGCGAGCTGGTGTACGGCAAAGAGTCGGCCTTCCAGAACCGCTGGCCGCTGCCGGACGGCGCGATCGAGGCAGAACTCGATGTGTTGCTCGCCGAGCCGGTCGCGAAGATGATCGCCCGGCACGCGAGTATCCCGGCCCCGGAGTTCGTGAGCAAGGGCGTCGCGGTGGTCGGTGACCTCGCCTCGACCACCTATTCGGAGTCCGCGCCCATGCTTGAGATCAGTGCGCTCGGCATCTCCAAGGCGTCCACGCTGGCCGCCTTCTGCGCCGAGCGCGGCATCGCCTCGGACGAGGTTGTCGCCTTCGGCGACATGCCCAACGACTCATTGATGCTGGAGTGGGCCGGGACGTCGTTCGCGATGGAGAACGCACACCCGGACGCGGTGGCAGCAGCCGGCCACCGGTGTGGTCGCAACGACGACGACGGCGTCGCCCAGGTGCTCGAACGCTTCTTCGCCTGACCGCCCGCCTCGCCAAGCATGATCATTTAGGGCTCTGGTGGCATGCGCGTGGGGTGAGTTCGTGTATGGGTTGCTGGAGTGGTTCGTCCGGGGCTGGCGGGTGGGCTACAGGGTTGGCTGTTTCTGGCACGACGATCTTCACGACCGGACATTCCGGGGTTGGGCGCCCGTCGTGGTTCACACGACGATCTTCACGACCACTGCGCCACGCTTGGCGGCAGGGCTGTGGTGGTTGGTGTCACCGGTTGTGAAGATCGTCGTGCGGCGCGGAGCGGGCGCATCGGTGTTCGCGGCCGGGTCGTGATGATAGTCGTGTGAACATGGGCGGCCAGCCGGGCCAGTATGGGGGTCGTGAAGATCGTCGTGCCAAGAAACGCCGCTGGAGGCCGTCGGGAGTCACACGAGTGGGCACACACCGGTCGTGAAGATCGTCGTGTGAACCACGACGGGCCGCCGGCAGCTTCGGGCACTCGAGCTAGTTCGGCACTCACACCACCCCGCCCCGAGGGGCCGGGACGCAGGCACGCCACAGCA from Phytoactinopolyspora mesophila encodes the following:
- a CDS encoding AfsR/SARP family transcriptional regulator — translated: MKFGVLGPLTVHDDAGQSVRITSVKQRLLLAALLASRNTRVSTDQLLDTLWDGRPPSSARKNVQAYVHRLRRLIGESRIVHDRSGYELIVKSDETDDAQFEQLVDQGRDALDNGNYSGASEVLGRALEMWRGPTAYGDVDQIGTIRVDAARLAELRQSVLELRIDADLNLGQHARLIPELTTLVTSYPLRQRLYAQLMLALHRSGRTADALAVYHQARTTMIDELGLEPGTELRDLEQAIIEGDSALDRPAHAEPAEPPPVEPAAPPAELPSTDPSFTGRHQELDRITAWLRATAQDAAAPRAIAINGPGGIGKSALALRATHAVAEQFPDGQLYVNLCGATPGLEPLDPYAALGRFLRSLGVEENKIPADTEGAATLFRSTIAGRRVLIVLDDAHNAAQVRPLMPGPRSGCAVLVTSRRVLATIGGAQHVSLRTLTHDDALDLLSRVAGPERVAAEPEAAAEIVRLCGHLPLAVRIAGARVAARPDWTLSALQVRLGNSQGRLDELEHDDLAVRASYDVAFDALPDSAVTLFAYLGLVDFHDLTASTAAEVAGRSTDEVLRDLDLLVEMQLVSATSNERFTLHDLIRLYAREQAASTFSEAERTTAIRRVTHHYLATARNAAQAGFSWSARRASVGPQPVELLSRGMPITGGASATAWIRDEVDNLAAAAQHAVGLPDEGPSVLAGLAVALHHPLRDQDRWNESITIDQLALEAADDIDDAWRAQIHCDLGEGLAQLHQLTEGRYHCQEALRIYRAVDDRSGEADVLGLLGFLFRQANQLDSAIEHHNQALAIHRDIGNTEGEALVLTDLGIVYHLAGRLDDAIAAHEQALNTHNNLRLRGITLSRLGRAHRDTGCFEHALNRLEQALAIFQSGSYSIDQALTHWLCGDVLRAMGRDGEARDHWRRSLDILCSIGTISREDASEVLRLPSPRAPKSLRLETGSSL
- a CDS encoding ABC transporter permease translates to MSDTQTTRGQSSIQQPPVHARGAHHSSAGMAGSHVASLLASTRAELLRLRKWPAMWIMLGTGLLLNILFGYVFSYISYLTGSSSTINEDVPPAELLHDLLPVSLVETTLQGMPMFGGAILLIFGALTVGSGYGWGTWKTVFTQGPSRTATFGGTLIALASVVAAVVVVTFSTNLGISVLISAVEAESLVWPPLSETAQGVGGAMLIYSMWTTLGVVVGTLTRSPALAVGLSLVWALAVENLLRGVANALTVLEPLTNVLPGTAAGSIAGAMRIPDLGDGADDGGAPGVLTILDAGPAALLLAGYIVVFGIVATLVTTRRDVV
- a CDS encoding ATP-binding cassette domain-containing protein, with the protein product MNETIVTTENLTKRYGEHTAVDEVSLTVRRGEVYGFLGPNGAGKTTTLRMLLGLIRPTSGTATILRHTPGEPAAKRRAGALIEDPGFFPYLSGRDNLRVMTRYLALSDSAADAALDRVDLTGRGGDPFRTYSLGMKQRLGVAAALLGNPDLLVLDEPTNGLDPAGMADMRELLVELAGHGQTVLLSSHLLGEVQDICDRVGVISDGRLITESTVAEIRGMSSLYIRAEPVDVALAVAMRIAGDDAVHLLDGDALRLDVGAGATPGITRALVDAGADVHEVRTSERSLEEVFFEITATGDAANSTASTARSHER
- a CDS encoding histidine kinase codes for the protein MRFPDVSRVWRELWPVLLILIPGLGGTRGASGDQLDWSREPDLLAYALVVFAAVSAVMLRRRPGVTLACSGGAVVTYLLGGYAFGPMLIAVPVAAVGTALAWPLRKALLWNGLLGLSVHVAGGVRFGTELAADQGLPFLGWVGASFTAVAVPTAIGAAVRIRRESEAGVREAQARRAVSEERLRMARELHDSVGHGLAVIAMQAGVALHVLERNPDKARETLEAIREASKESLDRLRAELQLLREPEHDDAPRRPGLGLADAGALFDRVRRGGVEVDADVQAGHVLPELDVAAYHIVQESLTNILRHSDARLARVRVAWSGDDLEIAVTDDGRGERTGRLTETSGGMGIPGMRARAEALGGDLEAGPAPEGGFVVRARLPRPAGPHPADPRAAGQKAGTGLSVPGSTP
- a CDS encoding response regulator transcription factor, whose protein sequence is MIRVVVVDDQALVRMGLRTLLDSEPDTQLVGEADDGRAGVDTVRTLVPDVVLMDIRMPELDGLAALREITADPALSDVRVVMLTTFELDEYVFEALRGGASGFVLKDAAPDELLHAVRVVADGASLLSPSVTRRVIEQFSARGASSRTPHPQLERLTEREREIMAWVATGRSNDEIAAELVVSPATVRTHVGRAMVKLHARDRAQLVVFAVQSGLILPESS
- a CDS encoding HAD-IIB family hydrolase, producing the protein MPFDVPQPRVVATDLDGTLLRSDGTVSSRTREALRLAEDAGATVVFVTGRPPRWLDILADAVAGHGVTICANGALVYDVHRRVLIEQHSLDGQVAMEVALALRAALPGVTFAIERELVYGKESAFQNRWPLPDGAIEAELDVLLAEPVAKMIARHASIPAPEFVSKGVAVVGDLASTTYSESAPMLEISALGISKASTLAAFCAERGIASDEVVAFGDMPNDSLMLEWAGTSFAMENAHPDAVAAAGHRCGRNDDDGVAQVLERFFA